The genomic window ctaaaaatgtcttaatgtGTGGAATTATAGGAGTTAAGGTATTAAATAAGATTTGAGCTAGGGCAGACTGAATGAGGGTAATTATATTAATTCAGTTTATGTTGTTTatcgttattttctgattattttacattaccaaccaatcaacttattaattaaagtaaaaaataataagcagttggaactataatgaaactaatcattagttacagccctatataaatgacttcaaaatgaTTATATGTCTCAGTAATGGTATTATTATTTccttaaagaggttttaaaaaggtcttcaaagtcataaaatgtgttcttaaaaaatgtgcagatattAGCTATACACACCATTCAttgttgaataataataataataatataatataataatgactTGGTTGGCAACAaatttaattgttaaaaataacatttaaaaaaaaatcaatggttCCAACTTTTccagtttgacttttttctaGTTAAGTTAGTCTCGTGCTATAGAATAACGTttataaataaactattttggGGTTATGATCCTACTCAGGACCaacaagaataaaatgaatatttagGTTTAacccaaaactgaaacagttcttctctcctgctgtttggtttaaaggcaccaagttagctgttataGTGTGGAGTTGCTGTGAAAATCTTCATATTCTTCCATGCTGTAGGACTGGACACTGCCGACTTGTATAACATgatgtcttcatgtttcagttCCTGCCCAGCATGGAGGGAGGGCCAGCAGAGGGTGTAGGGGTGGTGGAGGTCCCCGCCAAAGACTTCCCCTCCATCCAGGCCGTCCACAGCCAGGACGCTATGGTGGCAGACCTcctccagcaggctgcagaGGCCGGGGGCGTGGTGGAGGGACAGACCGGAGTGGTCCTGGAACAAGGTGTGTGCTAGTTGGACATGAAACGGTCAACTCGTTACAAGGAAACAGAAGTTTGGATTTTTATTGCAGGTTTTTAATTTCCCATCAATGTTGTGTTTCAGGTCACGGGGATGGGATGGTAGCAGCGAGCCAGGCTCAGCAGCTGATGGAGGCTGGGGTGGGTGTGGACAATGGAGCAGGGGTTGAAATGATGGTTATGGAGTCACTGGATCCCACACTGCTGCAGATGAAGACTGAGGTAAGCTTAGTGTTCAGAGCTTCATGTCTGATGGCACTGCCTGACAAGAACGTGCCAGATGTGGTGATGTCATCCTAGTTTTAGAAAGGAAATGAGCTGGAACTGCAGACACCTAACATGACTGCTGGAGCGTGTTGCCTCGTGTAACAGTctgttaaaatgttgatttgcAGGTGATAGATGCTGCAGTGGGTGGGTCATCAGCAGGAGTGGGTGCTGCTCACCAAGCTACTGTAACAACAGTGGACCAGACTCAAATCATCACACTACAAGTAGGTGCTCCTCTAAAGCCGTGTGTCCTCCACTTGTTAAACCTCCACTCGCTCTTACCTCagttgtctgtctctctgtcctcaggtggtaaacatggaggagcaGGCCGCTCTGGGCCTGGGGGAGCTCCAGCTGGTCCAGGTGCCAGTTTCTGCCACCACAGTGGAGGCTCTGCAGCAAGGCACCTATGTAGACACCACTGCTATGCCAAAAGATGGAGACCCGGTCATCTGCCACACCCTGCCGCTGCCTGAGGGCTTTCAGGTACGCAGACAGACAGTGAATGTCTGCACTTAATAAAGAACATTCATGTGGTTATACTAgggggagaaaataaaaaggtaatggTATCTAGCCAATCAGTAGCACTGATAACAGATGGCAACAGAGGCTGTGGCAATAAGTCACAGACAGAAATGCTCTTCATTATATAAAGTGTGTGCTTTACATGCGAGTTTCACATCAGAACCAGAGCCTGAGTCATGGTTACTGTGTGTCCTGCTAACATTTCTGTGGCACTGACTGAACTCTGTCGCATGACTGCAAACACCACAGCAACATGAGATCAAACAGATGATTTTCAGCCTGTAAGAACACTGAGATAAATGTATCTCTGAACTGTCAGTTCTTGgatggtcatttaaaaaaagacaacaaatataTACCAGGAAACACAGTGAATGAGTCTGTTGTGATTAGATTATTTAATATACAACATAATGCTTTACATGCAGTTTATTAGCAAATGAAAGTCCAAACTGAACTTGTTGTCATTTTGTGCGTGTGCACCGTTTAACAATCTTAAAAAGCAGAGAGCAGATCAGAATTCCCTcgtaataaataatgaaactgATGAGAAGCTCGTGATGGTTATAAATGACAACTTCCAAGAGAAAACAAGCTTTAACACTAGTCTTCCttttatatcatcatttttGCCTTTTAATGGTCTTACCATGTCTGAATAAAGCCATTGTGGagtatacataaacacaaactagAACAGAAAGGTGAAGCCAGCAAGGTTGTGTATTTCATTTGTGGAGAACTTTATATCTTAACCTGCCGCTTTCCCTCCAAGGCTTATTCTGTGCAGACTTCTGTCATCAttatcctgtgtgtgtttagtgttataGTCCTTTGTGTCCAAGCGGCAGTGTTTGACCAGTTTTAAAACAAGACAGAGACTTTTATcacttcatttgttttaattgtttctgcTGTCAGGAGTCATTCAAATGTTCAGTGTaagtttgatgatgatgatgatgataattgaGAATACATATTAATAACTTCACATAACAATATAATCAGTCTGCTTCGAAGAATGTAAAATAATCTACAGTCACCCTGTtcttaaaatgattaatcatcACACCTCTAATCTAGATTTAATCTCTGTCTTAATCTCACTTCAGTTTCCCTTCTAACTGTCTTTGCTGTTAAATCTATCAGACACATCAGTTGTGTTTCACTGTGCAGCAGCTACAGTAGAACAGCAGCTACAGTaaaacagcagctacagtagAAAAGCAGCTACAGTAGAAAAGCAGCTACAGTaaaacagcagctacagtagAACAGCAGCTACAGTAGAAAAGCAGCTACAGTAGAACAGCAGCTACAGTAGCAGCACACTGACCTAACTTTtgatgtgtttgatgtttaGGTAGTGAAGGTGGGTGCTAATGGAGAGGTGGAGACagtggagcaggaggagggaggagaagtccaccatgaggaggaagaagaggtggGGGATCAGAtgatggaagaggaggagcccATTCAGCCCCCGAATGATGACCCCACCTGGCCCAAAGACCCAGACTATCAGCCTCCATGTGGAGCCATCAAGAGGTCCAAAAAGGTGAGACAGCAGTATGTTATCAGTGTCTTTAGTATTGGATATTAAACTTGGCTTGTCATATGGAAAGGAGTTCAGATGATGATTTTGCCCTGCTTGTCCAGGGTAATAAGAGTCGTCTGCGCTACGCTGAAGGAGATAAGGACATGGACGTCAGTGTGTATGACTTTGAGGAGGAGCAGCAAGAGGGTCTTTTGTCTGAGGTCAATGCTGAGAAGGTGGTGGGCAACATGAAACCACCCAAACCCACCAAGATCAAGAAGAAAGGTGAGACACAGATCTTCATCATTCCATCAGGTTGTTCCAGTGAGGACACGAGACAGTCTGACACTTGCAGCTCATGGctcattattttgtttgcaGCCATATGTTTAAAGAATAAGATCAATACTTGGCACCAGTTTATCAGTAACTCACTGATAAACTCACTTATAATCACTATTCAAACTGTCAATTAAATACTGACAGTGGCAAAACAAGAAGCAACATCTCCACTCAGGTTGACTTTCCGTTAACTTAGAATGAgcttatatactgtacatacaacaGATATACAActatacatactatatactatactaatcattagttgcagttctatataaatgacttcaaaacGAACTCCATTacaacccactacaacagtaaaatcctgcttctgcattattatatgtctcataatatattatatatgagtaCAACAGTCATGTGACACTTTTTCTGCATTGAGTACTTGCTTGAAAAACGTATACCATGGTAACGCATACTATTACTGAAGTGACATTAGTATTTTTACATGAGTAAAGGATCTAAATACTTCTTCCAACACAAATAATTTTATTACAAGACATTTTTGTTGTTATGACAAGAGGACGAAGGCTTTACACAGAATAAATGCATAGTTATTCATATATAAATGATAACTTAATAACTTGGTGCTTATCATTATTGTATTAGAAATAAGTTTGTTATTGCACTGTCAATTTGTCACCTCTCcttcagtttcaataaaactCATACCAGTGTATACAGTAGTCTAATTTGTCGTGTTCTTTTGCGGCAGCAATTATATAACTTTTTCCTTtagaggttttaaaaaggtcttaaaagtcatcaaatttgtATTTGAAAATGCTTGCGTTGATACCCTGTAACAAtcaaactgtattaaaaaataaacattgaagatGATGTTTTAGAAGAGTAATGTTGTTTAGTATGTGATCGCTTTGCAGCGTTGGGATCATAATTCAAATACTGTTAAATCtgacgtgtgtgtttgtgtgtattctgctgttgtgtgtgttaggagtGAAGAAGACGTTCCAGTGCGAGCTGTGCAGCTACACGTGCCCCCGCCGCTCCAACCTGGACAGACACATGAAGAGCCACACTGACGAAAGACCTCACAAGTGTCACCTGTGTGGACGAGCCTTCAGGACGGTCACCCTGCTCAGAAACcatctcaacacacacactggtgcgCAAGCTTTACATTGTGTGCATAAGATTCTGACAGCAGCACTTTAAAGACAGCTTACACAtgtcttgttgtgtttttcGCGCAGGAACTCGGCCACACAAGTGCACAGACTGTGATATGGCCTTCGTGACCAGCGGAGAGCTCGTTCGTCACCGTcgctacaaacacacacacgaaaaacCCTTCAAATGCTCCATGTGTGACTACGCCAGTGTGGAGGTAAGACAAGCTGCTTTACACAATTAAAGAAGCAGTGAGAATCATTTAGGAGTGAACAAATGTTTTCCCAGTGTCAATTACTACCTGCAAAGCCATTATAATGTCACATTAtcttgattgtttttgtttgtttgtgtgtgtgtgtgtgtgtgtgtgtg from Scomber scombrus chromosome 6, fScoSco1.1, whole genome shotgun sequence includes these protein-coding regions:
- the ctcf gene encoding transcriptional repressor CTCF isoform X1; amino-acid sequence: MEGGPAEGVGVVEVPAKDFPSIQAVHSQDAMVADLLQQAAEAGGVVEGQTGVVLEQGHGDGMVAASQAQQLMEAGVGVDNGAGVEMMVMESLDPTLLQMKTEVIDAAVGGSSAGVGAAHQATVTTVDQTQIITLQVVNMEEQAALGLGELQLVQVPVSATTVEALQQGTYVDTTAMPKDGDPVICHTLPLPEGFQVVKVGANGEVETVEQEEGGEVHHEEEEEVGDQMMEEEEPIQPPNDDPTWPKDPDYQPPCGAIKRSKKGNKSRLRYAEGDKDMDVSVYDFEEEQQEGLLSEVNAEKVVGNMKPPKPTKIKKKGVKKTFQCELCSYTCPRRSNLDRHMKSHTDERPHKCHLCGRAFRTVTLLRNHLNTHTGTRPHKCTDCDMAFVTSGELVRHRRYKHTHEKPFKCSMCDYASVEVSKLKRHIRSHTGERPFQCSLCSYASRDTYKLKRHMRTHSGEKPYECYICHARFTQSGTMKMHILQKHTENVAKFHCPHCDTVIARKSDLGVHLRKQHSFIETGKKCRYCDAVFHERYALIQHQKSHKNEKRFKCDMCDYCCRQERHMVMHRRTHTGEKPYACSQCEKTFRQKQLLDMHFKRYHDPNFVPTAFVCPKCSKTFTRRNTMARHAENCNGEVDDAENGTPPPKKGKRGRKKKMRSRRDEEDSEEDNIEPDEEDEGDGEEEALLQEEDDPESMELDQAPAAIPVPAPDEPPVKRKRGRPPKNAPKPPTPSKSVRVAAKTAASAAAIIQVEDESTGAVENIIVKKEEGDISAATPLEQGVALTVEGVGLDGEGVETVELAVNEETAAAAANGDLTPEMILSMMDR
- the ctcf gene encoding transcriptional repressor CTCF isoform X2, yielding MEGGPAEGVGVVEVPAKDFPSIQAVHSQDAMVADLLQQAAEAGGVVEGQTGVVLEQGHGDGMVAASQAQQLMEAGVGVDNGAGVEMMVMESLDPTLLQMKTEVIDAAVGGSSAGVGAAHQATVTTVDQTQIITLQVVNMEEQAALGLGELQLVQVPVSATTVEALQQGTYVDTTAMPKDGDPVICHTLPLPEGFQVVKVGANGEVETVEQEEGGEVHHEEEEEVGDQMMEEEEPIQPPNDDPTWPKDPDYQPPCGAIKRSKKSRLRYAEGDKDMDVSVYDFEEEQQEGLLSEVNAEKVVGNMKPPKPTKIKKKGVKKTFQCELCSYTCPRRSNLDRHMKSHTDERPHKCHLCGRAFRTVTLLRNHLNTHTGTRPHKCTDCDMAFVTSGELVRHRRYKHTHEKPFKCSMCDYASVEVSKLKRHIRSHTGERPFQCSLCSYASRDTYKLKRHMRTHSGEKPYECYICHARFTQSGTMKMHILQKHTENVAKFHCPHCDTVIARKSDLGVHLRKQHSFIETGKKCRYCDAVFHERYALIQHQKSHKNEKRFKCDMCDYCCRQERHMVMHRRTHTGEKPYACSQCEKTFRQKQLLDMHFKRYHDPNFVPTAFVCPKCSKTFTRRNTMARHAENCNGEVDDAENGTPPPKKGKRGRKKKMRSRRDEEDSEEDNIEPDEEDEGDGEEEALLQEEDDPESMELDQAPAAIPVPAPDEPPVKRKRGRPPKNAPKPPTPSKSVRVAAKTAASAAAIIQVEDESTGAVENIIVKKEEGDISAATPLEQGVALTVEGVGLDGEGVETVELAVNEETAAAAANGDLTPEMILSMMDR